TGGGAATTGTAAAACCAATATACAAACATGGTGATAAGACGCAAATGACAAATTATAGGCCAATAACTCTAATTTCCAACATaggaaaaatcattgaaaagtTATTAAAAACCCGAATAATGAGCTATTTAGACAAGTATAGCATATTATCAAAAAGGCAATTTGGATTCCGTCAGGGTATCTCAACTGAGGACGCCATAAGAGAATTAACAACTAAGATATATAGCCATTTGGATAAAAGCAGGCCAACTTTAGCTGTGTTCATCGATTTggcgaaagcatttgacacaGTCAGTCATGAGAAGTTGATGGAAAAATTATACAACTATGGGTTTCGGGGATCGATTTATGAACTGATCAAAAGCTACCTTTCCAATAGAAAGCAAATGGTTGAAATAAATGACAAGCTTAGTAAAAGAAGGTTAATTACTTTCGGGATTCCACAGGGCACCGTTCTTGGTCCGCTTCTCTTCCTTATATACATGAATGGGCTGTTGGAGATGGAAGTTGATGGTGATATTCTGAGCTTTGCAGACGATACTGTAGTTCTGTACGAAAGTACATCATGGTCAGACTTGAAGAGGGTGGTGATTCGCGACTTTGGTCAGATAGTAAGTTGGTTACAACTGAATAAACTTACTCTCAATCAAGCCAAGACAAAATACATACCGTTCAAAACGAGTAAAGCTGTGGCGGAAGATATTGGTGACATACACTTGGACGATGAGTTAACGATTCCGAAAACATCCTCTGTGAAGTACCTTGGCGTAATGATCGATGAACATTTAAAATGGGATGCTCATATGATATATTTGACAAAAAAGTTGAGGGgaattttatataaattcaGATTTGTGAGGAAAACAATTGACAGCTTGAAACATCTTAACATCCTATACAATGCTCTGGTACAGTCACAGTTGTCATATGGAATAATTGGTTGGGGTGGTGTACTAGACTGCCATAAAAAGAGATTGGAtgtcattcaaaaatatttcttgaaagtGATCCATAAAAAGAAGATATCCTTCCCCACCAAAGCACTTTATGAGTTGGCCAGAGTACCCGATGTCAGGCAACTCTTTGCACACAGgatcattttgaatgtttttgagGGAAAAatacctgtcaaaaaaaagcagCATCAACACCAAACAAGAGCAATGGCACGTGCTTTTGAACGTCCAAGATCCATTAAGAGAATAGGCCAGAGATGCTGCAGTTACATTGCCCCCAGAATATTTGATTTAGTGCCCCAGGAATTAGAGAAtaaaaagcataaaatttccttcaaaaaaacactacaagaaTGGATAATTAATTATGAAAAAACAAAGGTGCACAGGATAATAAATAACAGTTAAAAGAATGTGTATCTAATTACAAAATGCTCggatttgacaaaaaaaaaaaaaaaccaatgtGACTTAATATGTAACGATTCGGTTCTGTAGAATTTGAATTTACATGGCTTTACGATGCAGATTGTAGTCGTGTCATTTCagtttttctattttcttctGATTGTCCATTCATCACCATCTTATgttcatgaaatttttctgtggttaatattaatattatagaTAGATAATCAATTGTTTTCATGTGGAGGgcttatttttgtattttcgtcGGTTGATTTTGGTATTGTCTTGAGTGGGTTGTGCTGATAGGATTTTAAGGGGACAATTTGTGGTACATATTAAGAAAATAAAATTAGTTTGTACGAACTGTGCACAGTTGATATTTAATATCGGACTCAACAGTTGTAATGAGTTTATATTGTGATTTACGAATAaactctattctattctattctattctattctattctaatcACGGTTCTATGACGATATTTTGTAATCCGTTTATCTACGACAGGTTGTCATAGTTCTTGCGCTGGTCCCATGTGGAAATTTATTGTAAAGCTCTTGTCAATTTGTTTGTGttctaattaagttttttcGATCTTTTtatagccctgaagaagcaaatatactttgcgaaacgttggcactTAGCTATGGTTTGTTAATCAACCCACGAATTCCTAGTTCCTGTTAACCAATAGTAGTTATAATACCTGAAGGAAGTGAACCATCATAGATTAAGAATTTAAAGGTGACAACTCCTACTCCTAAGAtagaggagattttggcttacaattctgttAGAAACATGTcctcctccgaataaaaattgacctgttccggcattttctttgaaatcattcttgtcgtgacataattggactgacaagttttcaaattgtcaccctgtagaTATGTATATAccttgtaacgtggttacttcggagaaaacttatctcgagcgccagctattcttttcactaggaagaatagcaaacctaccacagtagctgctagtcggagacggagttcgctgttatctagggtggtagcgataacgaagtagtcaaaatcaaattatgtactagtttattcacaccttcggaaactgattatatgtacaacggagatatgtgtaggtatgaaatatgagcgaatctatcaacaaacatacattcgggaaattctatccggtcacgagcactttataaagtttataccgggtacattgaaaaatcaaaggttgttcaataaaatgcgccaaccagaactcaCGAAacgaatactaaggatgacctcgcgaagtgaaatgacttgctatacggtatcgggatgtaattgtatttctccagaatgaaacacaaccagggagGGTCTATTCGAGACCTTTATTCgataccccaagggctataacgctccatgactgatagcgaagaaaaggtctatttgtagcgcaactacgggatttcactgacgacgagcggtatctctcattctctaccccaagggcttacgcgccatgactgatagaaaagacgaaatttcggattcaacacttatgacgcggaacgcggacaggggggttgacgggactttcccttcagtaccccaagggcttacgcgccatgactgatagcgaagggaaaagacagactcgcgaaacagggtaaagtacgatagaatataacagaaagcgatacagtacagcagtgtcaaagaagcaaccagtgtaggtctaattaagaaactgaacggtaaagacggggacctatctcctttatttcaggcactcgcggaaaacaaatgaaaactaaaaattaattcctaagaaaTTTGCTGAACGGCTTGTCGCGCACACAATTAAAATCGAATCGCAaaaaagtacggagcgtaaactaactaaagagactgaagtaaaagagcagaaATCAAACAGTAAAAGAGTAGAAATCACCAAGTGAAAGACTGAAGTCAAAGAGAATCAAaagtcaaaagtgaccgtcgcgggggaaaaatctgcaaatccccccacacgcaaaaaatcttaaaattccagaatgcgacaagaatgaaaaacgtcgtcagctccggtttatcgcatatcaacatcagaaaaacgtcgaaatcttcaacggcatgcaagaaaaacaacgttaaacacagataaaccgttttttacatttactctgcctatcggaatgaatgtactgaatatttgagaattgaatattttcaaaggcggaaatatgaaatgaaggaatgcactaaaatgaagtacaattttcctcagaaaactgggattcattacaaccTTCTTGGTCAAAACGTTGCTCTCAACTTGTCTCACGTTGTATGCGGTCACAGCCATCCGGGGGTCTCAATCTCCTGTGATGTGGTCTACGTGACCTACGTAGACGTGTTGAGTAAAAGGCAAACAGACAAAAGTAAAACAACTGCATATTTATGATTTGCGTTAAGAGGATTCTATATACTTCAAGTATATCGCCCATCTTCAGAAACAGATTCGTTAAGAATTCATGATAATGTAGAAGAAAGTTTCTGTAGTGTAAACGTGACCTTACATGTATGTAACGAGAGCCATTTTACCGTTCTATCACACGGACGGAACAGCATCTCGCCCGTTTCATCCTGAAAAAACAGCGCGACACCGAAATTTCTTTCAGCCCCGATCCCTTTTACTGGAAAACCAAACTCATATTACCCCTTCTATTATTCATGCCATTTTCGCCATCCCATCTCATCTCCTTCGCACCTGGCGCTGCGCGTGCCGTATCTGGGGCGGTGTCGCGGTGGCGGTCGGCCTCGGAAAACCCGGCGCCGAAGGATGAAGGATCAGTCAGCACGTTTCCTCGTCCTCGAGGGGGTTGCGCGAAAATCTGGCCAAATTTTTGGGGTTGCGAGATAAGTGAGAGATGTGCAGTGTTGTTattcttccaattttcatttcgaaagcCGTCGAATAGGTCCTTGTTCGGCGGGACTGGTAGTCGTTTTGGGTGCAATTTATGGTTGCGTCCGCTGAAGGGATTGAGGTAATGAAGGGATGAATAAAAGACACTGATAATTCTGAATTGTTTCATACAATAACAGTCCGCAGGTTCATTCGAGAGAATAAAAATGAAGGGACGATAGAAGTAATGCATCTTTCTACGCATCATTATTGCGTATCGATTGAGATTAATGAACTACATACTCTCAATATCACCTTGGACGTTGTATTGGAAAAAGATACCTATGATCAGTTAATCATCAAAAAGATATGTCTTACATCATAAGAAACGTAAATAATGTTGGAAAACTCAATATCTATCACAGCGCTTTATGAAGACAACTCTAAtccttgaaatttttgaaatttgttaaTGTTTGCGTTAGGTGATAATGGCAGGTGACATAACCTCCAATAGTCTCGTTTTTTCCTTCCCTTGGGGACACCAGAAGATGAATTGATTGGTGATTGCCGCTGTTTATTAGTACCTTCTATTTCTTATCGGATTTTCACTCAGTTATCAGACTGGGGGCTttgtttaataaattttcaggtGAAACTCTCACTGAAGCAGATTTTAATATTGATATATGATATATGCTGCATTTACACCGATAAAAAGAATAACTGAAGTAATTACCCTTAAAATTATGGAGGGTTTTGAAATTGCGCCTTTTTTAACTTCTAGTAACCGCTGAAATTGGTGTTCAATTTGGATAATAGAACGATCTTaattacagcgggtttcataaagctttaTTTTGTGTTTCGTGATTACAACAGTATATCTCATTTCGGTAAAGGCAGAAGTAAATTACTTAGGTTTGACCACTATTTGCATAAATGTATCTCTATTCAATTAAGCTACTTCTGCAAATGGGACAATTCATCATATTGATTGAGTCGGTTTCCCTGATAGtgggatatacagggtgcgtctttgactcgtacaaatatttcaacagtagattcttgaggtcaaaagttttttcctataccattttttccgaatcggctcgatttaaaagatacaggctgttgaataaccataaaaaatgtgatttttagttctatctcacaaacggttctatatcgaatgaaatgaatttcgtaatatagttgttcgtttatttgatgaatctttttcgaacacaagatatcaaccaTGTCTCccatcagttttctcattatgaccattacttaccataacataccaaaaattcgaagaacccaactcttgaagctaAGTTGGAAGCTTACTAATGGataatttgaacgttttgtaaaataaaagtattcttcatattttctcgtataatgcgccgttttcgggtaatttattgttcaaaaattaaaaagtatctgcgtgaattttggaaaattgggtactttggctgaatacaactctgtttaaaagattcacagatgtgtagggtcacaaatttagctagttattctgaaggtaatattttgtttttgctggGGCGGCACAGCACTTtaagaaaacttaaaatggctatatatttttatcagggccgaatcggaaaaaattgtaaaggaaaaataaaaaatatctgtgatatttggaagcaactctgtttaaaagatccacagatgtctagTGTCATAGATTGAGCTTGTTCTGAAGTGAATTTCGTttgtccaggggtggcatagctcataatgaaaatttaaaatggctatatctttttatcagggacgaatctgaaaaaatgttataggaaaaaagtgtttcttttgacctcaaaaatctacttttgaaatatttgtacgacccCACAAAAGCTAAGCAAATTTTGAGACTGTTTCAAAAGTTTccatttcttgttgaaaaattgttaaAATTAAGTTCAGTTCAGTGAAGATTATGGGTTCTTCGAACATCATCCAGAGCCTGACAACGCTTTTGCATATACTTTTGATCAGATTGTTGAAGTAGCCCTGATCAATTCGCCCCCAGCAGTTGCGTTAAAAGCCGTCTGAGTTCTTGAAGTGTATGTGGAGGTGGTTGATGAGAATCCAAAGCTCTTTGTAGCTGATCACAAGCTTGTTCAATGGGATTGAGTTCTGACGACCGAGGGAACAGGGCCAACTGTGAAAATCCATGCATAAATTTCCAGGCGAGCTTCATCGATAATTCTCACATGATGAGGTGAAGCCTTTTCGTCCAAAAATGAGGAATTTGGCCCAATAGCAACAAAAGAATAATATTGTCAATGACTTTTTCTATTTAAATCTGCGCATTCATGAAATTATCAAGCACCAAATTAGAATAGTAACTGGCACCACCTCTGAACTGATGTACTGCCTGAACCGATCTGTGATTTCTGGGCACCAGAGTATAGGTCCATACCTGAACACGCCGATTATCCGAAAACCGTCCATATCTCGACTCACCTGTGAACAATACAGACCTTCTTTGATCGTTCCAATTCACCTGTTCATTGGTCCATCACAATCGAAGTCGCATATGATTTTGCGTTCGCAGAATCATTCTCAAAAGTGGCCGAGAGTGTAGATTAACGTCTCGAAGTCTTCGGCGAACTGTTTTAATCGGAACAAAAACACCAGAAGCCTTCATAAGCTGCTGTTGCATGAGTCGATCAAGTACTCAAAGGCTCTCTACGGGTATGCACACTAAGAAACCGATGTTGTGCGGAAGTTGTAGATCTTGGTCACGTTATCAATTTCTGAAAGAAATTCACAACATTTCTCTGATTACGTCGACCCACTTCGATCATACCAAGCAATAGTCCTTTTGCTTTAATTCGCACTAAGTTAACCTTTAGGCATTGTTGAgaaacaaattttcagatttcgaatCAAAGCTGATTATAGGAACGTAAAAGAATAAGTTAACCTTTTGGCATTGTTGAGATTAACGTCTCGAAGTCTTCGACGAACTGTTTTCATCGGAACAAAAACACCAGAAGCCTTCAAAAGCTGCTGTTGCATGAGTCGATCAAGTACTCAAAGACTCTCTACGGGTATGCACATTAGAAACCGATCTTGTGAAGGAGTTGTAGATCTTGGTCACGTTATCAATTTCCGAAAGAAATTTGCAACATCTGATTACGTCGAACCACTCCGATCATATCAAGCAATAGCCTTTTTGTTTTCATCCGCACTAAGTTAATCTTTTATCATATTTgttgaaataaattttcagattttgaatcAAAGCTGCGATTATAGGAACGTAAAACAATAACTGATCCAAAATTCTTAATATGAACGTTAACGACAAGAAATCGCCTGAAACTGAAAAAGTTATCGAACGAACAAAAAAGCCATATATCAGAGAGTAAACATTCGATTCCtcataaatgaacattttgtGGATCATCAAAATGGGTAACTTTATTCCAAGATTcagactcacactgtatataTTAAGAATTGTGATGGAAAAAAGGAAGAGGAGCTTCACTTCAAATTTCCCACTGAATTTGCAATATGCTGTGTCCCCACTTGGTCTTCTTTTCTTAAAATGGTAAATTTTAACCATTTATACATTCCGATTCCGCTATATTCGTTCcatattgaaatgaaacaaTCAGGCTTACAGGAATTTTCCCTAAAGCTTGAAAGAAATCAATACAATTCATCAAAAAACCCGAAAGCCACTTGACAACGCTCCACTTCTATCTCAAGAGTCGGATCGATAGATTCAAAGGGCTGGAATTCTTCAGACGCCGATAAAAAAATGTCACAAAAGCTATTCTGGTGTTATGAATTAACACTCAACACTGAACTTCACCTCAAATGTATGATGTATAAAGTTCgacaattttgaaaactatACAATTTATAGTTCAGTTATTATTTGCGCATTTCTAATCAGTGACAGATTTGTCTTAAGGCCCATTTAGGTCCGGACCTAGGGCAGACGGAAAATTCCCTGGTTATGAAAAGGAATAAGTTCCTACACAGAGTGAATGAATATTATCTATATGTCTAATAAATTCAACATTATACATGACCAAGGGCCAAGGGCGAACAATACTGCAGATCCGGCACTGTTCCCAATTGAACATCTAAAATTTACGAGTCCTCGCACGTTATTTTCAACAAAAGGTATCTCCTCTTTTTTCATTGTCGAATATCGATGTATCGAAATTGGGTTGGAAAGTTTCTAATGAAATTGTAAAACTACTTCAGGAGAATTTTATTGCAACCATTTCCTTGACATGTGATGCAGCTGAAATATTTCGGATCCGTATCAGTTTTTTTCTTCGTTTCGCAATAAGTGTTATTAGTTCTGGTAGcgaactttttttctatacactCCCTCCTAAATTCCGCAAATTGACCTTTGGGGTGGTCTCTGATAACAGCACAGCCTACAGATCCAGCAGGACATGTTATTTCCTTCACGCTGCTCAATGTCTTGCACTCCACATAATCAGCAGTATTTACGGTGACGACACAATTGTAGCATTTCACTTGCTGCGAAAGTACAGCAGCTGGAACAAGAAATGTTGTATCACAATCACAATGCAGGGCCATATAGGGATAGGGAGTCGAACGATGATAATGGTTATTGGTTAACTTTAAATGAAATGGAAGAGGATGACTGTCAAAGATCGAAATAAGTTTTGAGGTTCATTTAGGAGAGTGCAAAAGCCTGTAGACTAATTAGATGTCTGGCCTCGCTGAAAAACAACGCGAAACGGCTGATCAGTTTTTAAAGTACTAACAGAGTTGGTACTAACACAAAAATGACACTTCTTCATGTTTTTATTATCAACTTGACCTGTAcctattagttggggagccgacgatgctatatcgggatttactcgagcgtcgtgaagacctggtggattttgaagagtagatggtagaaagaaaaaaaggttctatgatctatgcactttcagcgtctcaaacatgtaaaaaaaaatcgtcaggtgtacaaactcgagcgtgtcagattaagataatcTGTATATGCtttacgtgtctctgataatgaattcatgcttatctgacagtttgcgcggtgggactggccgtacggaagagttgaaaatggtaaaaaaaaattttccagcgtgtcagatttttggaggatatgttaattggacccaaaggaagctactcttCAAGGGAccgacaatttggacgtgacgcagggtcacagcggtcctttgaaaatgtaaaaaaaaatcgttacatgtacatactcgagcttgtcagattttcatagagatggttaatctggctgttgtagacgtgttgacccattaatctgacactaatcaggggaggTTTTCTTGATCTGACACTTTAAAGATgataaaaaacctttttttccgaatatttccctccctgtacctctaatcgtttttgtattcattatgaaagttgtagataataaaattttactcaacttttgtctgaagcaattttacataggtactcttaaccgttctcgagttggagggcgataagtgcgagaagcttagccacaaaTGCGAAAGGGCAAGATCAATGTaaaatcccagtctaatctacaattgtcaaaatgacaaggtatttctatgatgacaatttcaaaattagtcacgaaaattttagtgttgtctgtgactatTTTCccacgagtgaattttcgcttcagcatgtatcgctaaacacctcacattaatcgccatatatctcaaaaacgtttgaacgtagaaaaaattgtttgggacgaaatttgtagaaaatgttatactctacaactttcataatgaatgcgaaaaagatttgaagcccagggaaggagataattcaaaaaaactgatttttgtgaactttatggccaatttttattgtttagacttgctaaaactgtcagatcatagttattcttgaatcattagtttcaaaataagaaaaaacgccaccgcgttcgagaatgtacacgtgacgtttttttccccttatatacaggtctaatttttggtagaggtactctacaggaccccttatattaatctgacacgctcgagtaaatcccgaatttccctcttcggctccccaactatatatGTTTATGTAACGGAATCCTTGAGCgtagttttcaccatttttgaaAAGTCTGATTAACTTAAAAGTTACATACGTTTCAAGATTGGATGACAATATaagtcatcatcatcatcatcatttttcCAGTTTGGAGATCCGACAACCAAAGTTTGATCATCCCTGTAACACCTAATTTAACCTGTTCAACTATTTCATGACCCTCTTCATaatcttcataaaaaaaaaggGAGCCCCTTTTGTGTTGTCATTTGTCATGGCTTGACGTGAAAACGGCTGAaccgattttattcattttctctttggAACTTTCCTCATACTTTGTAGAAGGTtttaatggaagaaaaattcggaAAAGTTGCCGTGAAACtggaaaaataaggaaaactaGACGAAATTTGGATATTCTACCCTCCATGGACAAGTGATTGACACTTGCCGGCAAAACAATGTCTGCTAGTATGCAAAAAATTCCTTTCTTTTAACAGGAGAACTACAAGTGTGATATATTATATGCCTAACTTCAAAGTAGGCTGCAGAATCCGAAGAAGCATTAAAAAACCTATGTTGTCATAGAAAAAAATTGGCCTCGTAGTCTCGGCGCCCTAAACGGATGACGCCTAAGTGATGGATTGCTACGTAAATAAAAAGACCCTTTTACATCGAAATCATCTGCTTCCCCAAGATACGGATATCatgtttcattttccagatattTGCCGAGGAGTTTTATGTTGAACAGGACAGGGTGtatgtccgagttaaagtgttcCTATACCTTATTTTGGGAACtataaaggagctagaagaaaaagttaaatacaaaacttATATTTAATCGATTGAGCTTTCAATTTTTATAACTcgtttgtttcgttttttccctgttggtatcaactttcttattctaaatggaacaccctgtatattattgcatttttgaattccttgtcaaattttaaggtaactttggtatgacaacaaTGAACCTATTTAGCACCGATTcagagatattcgactttttcctaaaattttgacagctgtaggtgctcactaaaatagctgatactagttttctaatgaatgtatcaaaaccaaattttgcccagctcttgtcaacatattggatcatacgttacatctctatttttagcaatctgatatataGTCTACTAATTATTgataaaaatgagaaaaaagaatAACTTGTTAATTTCTCTTAAAATTCCTTATTTTTCGAACATTTTTAGGTTCTTTCTTTTTATTGTGAATTTACATGCGAGTGTAATTCGGTGAAAATTAAACCAATTTGTTCTTACCAGCATTCAAAATAACAAGAACaagtgtagtgaaaaatttcatactGCTCAATGAACGTTATCGAACCTGCAATTTTGAAGAACTTTCTGAACAGATAAgtggaattttttatttcaaatattcggTGTTGAAGATaagaaatttctcgaaactTCGATAACCATGGTATTTTCACGAAAGTTCCTTATTGGCGATAAATTCAGTTAAAATATTCACATAATCATTTTCTTTTTCCATACTCAATATACAAGGTGATGAAATCGACCATTACGATTGCAAAACGCCTTATACAAAAGATCGATCCATCGATACTGATAAACAgagtaatttttgaatttaggCCGAAGCAGATAAATGATTAAAATCAAAATAAGGGAGTTTTGAATGAGCGTTAATTAACTACGCTCAGATATGTAAATCGTATATATTTGTGTAAAGACATTCTACAGACATACTATACATGAGGAAGAATTGTTCTTACCTCGGCATATAATCGTAACTTTCAGGGAGAGTCAATACTAAAACTTCGTAATACTATTCAACGAACTCTCGATGAAATGAATTGTTCCAAGTGGCCCTAGACCCAATTCAAACAACGAGTTCAAGCATACCTGATGAGGGTTGATTCTATATAATGGTAAAGTTTGTGTCTTGAAATGAGAGAATGGAGCTTCTTAGACCTTAGAGTGATATTGATATTGATTATATTATTCTACTTGTTCATAAAATAGGCGCTGGTGTTGTTAGAAATAAATTTCAGGAATTATCAATTAAAGAACAGATACCtaattcaacaatgaaaattagCGGCATGCAAACAAGTCATAAAATGGATTGTCGTAGATCGTAGAAGGGGTTGACTTCCCTCTAGAATCCATCAATCTAGAAAAATGGCCTCCCTCATATTATTATACACTCGCATGTTTAATAATTCAGACTCATTTCAGTTATCCAATAAATCATGAGGGTATGATGGTGTACCGAAACCAAGATGAGGAGCTTGTTTGGGATCTTATGGATAGTCTTGGTACTTGTCTCAGGTGAGCTCCACTTCCACTGATAGTTTATATCAGCAGGCTTAACAATATTAAAAGAACGCAGATTCAATCTGGTACTTATAACTTTTGTTAAATTATCGAGCGTCCAGAAAATTCAGAGTGAGGGAGCTAGACAGATGAGGTTTTGTTCCCCAAACCTCATATGTCACTTAGTATATTTCCTCCATTACTATTCTCTTCAAATTCCTCTATTTTGAAGACTTTAGACTTCAGTTATGAAGAATGCTGTGAAACCTTCCGCATATTCGAAAACAACCTAGCGCGTGCATTGAATTTAAGAAATTAATgttaaaaaaaacttttttacaGGCTGTTCCGGTAATCCCGATGCTAAACGACTTTATGACGATCTTCTATCAAATTACAATAAATTGGTACGACCTGTTGTCAACGTCAGTGATGCACTCCAAGTCAAGATCAAGCTCAAGTTATCT
The window above is part of the Coccinella septempunctata chromosome 8, icCocSept1.1, whole genome shotgun sequence genome. Proteins encoded here:
- the LOC123319534 gene encoding uncharacterized protein LOC123319534, whose protein sequence is MKFFTTLVLVILNAAAVLSQQVKCYNCVVTVNTADYVECKTLSSVKEITCPAGSVGCAVIRDHPKGQFAEFRRECIEKKFATRTNNTYCETKKKTDTDPKYFSCITCQGNGCNKILLK